A genomic window from Schistocerca serialis cubense isolate TAMUIC-IGC-003099 chromosome 4, iqSchSeri2.2, whole genome shotgun sequence includes:
- the LOC126474348 gene encoding uncharacterized protein LOC126474348 yields the protein MKVCKRQRHINQCERKIKWWRLKDKNLRQNFSDKVLGKIKLAESVQEWWKINSAVIRKTGEEVFGLTFGRGVPKCKEAWWWDEEVQKVVKEKKDAKRKWDKSGSAEDEQAYKSAKKEAA from the coding sequence ATGAAAGTATGTAAAAGACAGAGGCACATAAATCAGTGTGAAAGGAAAATTAAGTGGTGGAGATTAAAGGATAAAAATTTGAGACAGAACTTTAGTGATAAAGTACTGGGAAAGATAAAATTGGCAGAGAGTGTGCAGGAGTGGTGGAAAATAAATAGTGCTGTTATAAGGAAGACCGGGGAGGAAGTGTTTGGGTTAACATTTGGGAGAGGGGTGCCTAAATGTAAGGAAGCATGGTGGTGGGATGAAGAGGTGCAGAAGGTTGTGAAGGAAAAGAAAGACGCTAAGAGGAAGTGGGATAAGTCCGGAAGTGCTGAGGATGAGCAAGCatacaaaagtgcaaagaaggaggctgcatga